A genomic stretch from Lathyrus oleraceus cultivar Zhongwan6 chromosome 2, CAAS_Psat_ZW6_1.0, whole genome shotgun sequence includes:
- the LOC127120703 gene encoding dehydration-responsive element-binding protein 1E, whose amino-acid sequence MNIFESSISELNYSSTHHHSDTSSSSETNSSNSNDAETFLASDKPKRRTGRRVFKETRHPVYRGVRKRNNNKWVCEMRVPNNSNKCSKSRIWLGTYPTPEMAARAHDVAALVLKGKSACLNFADSAWRLRLPESNDAEEIRKAAMEAAELFAVEDNNQCECEVSVGDGVVMQHSNDNHVRTEFDDMHDLILSIANEPLRSPSPSITDNWGEIEMFDTQVSSLWNFDTQY is encoded by the coding sequence ATGAATATTTTTGAATCATCGATTAGCGAGTTGAACTACAGCAGCACACACCACCATTCAGATACATCTTCTTCCTCAGAAACAAACTCCTCAAACAGTAATGATGCAGAAACGTTTTTGGCATCTGATAAACCAAAGAGGCGAACAGGTAGAAGAGTATTCAAGGAGACAAGGCACCCTGTGTATCGAGGAGTACGAAAGAGGAACAATAACAAGTGGGTTTGTGAAATGCGAGTTCCTAATAACAGTAACAAATGCAGCAAATCAAGGATTTGGCTTGGAACCTATCCTACGCCTGAAATGGCTGCACGTGCACACGATGTTGCTGCACTCGTTCTTAAGGGGAAATCAGCTTGTCTTAATTTTGCTGATTCCGCATGGCGGTTGAGGTTGCCGGAGTCGAATGATGCAGAGGAGATAAGGAAAGCAGCGATGGAAGCTGCTGAGTTGTTTGCTGTTGAGGACAACAACCAGTGTGAGTGTGAGGTTAGTGTTGGTGATGGAGTGGTCATGCAACATTCCAATGATAATCATGTTAGGACAGAATTCGACGACATGCATGATTTGATTTTGAGTATTGCAAATGAGCCTTTACGTTCTCCTTCTCCTTCCATCACAGATAACTGGGGTGAGATCGAGATGTTTGACACCCAAGTTTCATCATTATGGAATTTCGATACGCAGTATTAA